From Pedobacter indicus, a single genomic window includes:
- a CDS encoding tetratricopeptide repeat protein → MFKKFTQISLALSLLAGGAYAQQGAWQEIDEAYKSGMELYERGKYVAASKQFDKVENTRIRSVIQEDEQAQASLLKEKARFYQAVCALEMGNIDAENLFLKFIKDYPTSSSTKAAYYQVGRSYFGQKNYDKAIEWFEKLDAGALSGLESSEYRFKLAYSYFKKDRLQEAKPMLERLKNERSPYNESAIYYYAYLAYLDGEYKTALSEFERLKGSKQFESSYPYYIASLYYLDKRYDDVLAYAIPILETTKQESETDLLRIVGATYFSKGDLENSKIYYDRYQAADQGATQSNQDTYNIGYIAYTEGDLDKAIAELEKMDQPEAYYQAGMITLGDAFLQKGNKQSARNAFFRASKLDFDPELQEEGALNYAKLSYELEFHQVALEATQSFLKTYPNSENTDEAKTLLAEILLTTKNYSEAVNILETIPNRGREANAAYQKVTYFRGLEHYNERAFENAISLFMRSESVPADPNIQALATYWKAEAMYEVRKYGEAVVNFDKFLRYPVAKSTSVYSYANYALAYAAYRNSSFSTAANYFERFLASSDSDQNTRNDAIARLGDSYFSLRSYDRAMTQYNKLISAKVKGEDYALYQRGIIQGLQGDIETKIATLIELQEQFPNSNYSDDAAFEIPYSRFLQGDYETSITGLQEMIEEYPRSSYVPRALITIGLVQYNKQENDEAIKTFQRVVEDYSTTDEAKLALKTIQNIYIDQGDAQGYLSYAQTTNIGNLSTAEQDNITFQAANGLFARGEYEAAVEAINAYFDKFPKPIQEKYARFIRAESLWKTGKPKEALHDYNIILNDWTSPYTERTLISVSQLHLDLEQYNEAIAPLKKLELTSDYVANYGFAVNNLMKSYYMMGEMDETLKYAGFVKGYEKSSEEDIARAHLYSGKAYLAQENKAAAKKEFEAAANGSQTVVGAEAKYNFGRLQFEEKGIKAAQATAFDLIKNMPSHDYWVAKSFILLADTYVALKDEFQAKSTLESILENYENKEDDIIPEATERLDKLNNKE, encoded by the coding sequence ATGTTTAAAAAATTCACTCAAATCAGTCTTGCTCTTAGCTTACTTGCTGGCGGAGCTTATGCACAGCAAGGAGCCTGGCAAGAGATAGACGAAGCTTATAAAAGTGGAATGGAACTGTACGAGCGTGGAAAATATGTTGCTGCCTCAAAACAGTTCGACAAAGTTGAGAACACACGGATAAGATCTGTTATTCAAGAAGATGAACAGGCTCAGGCAAGCTTATTGAAAGAAAAAGCCCGTTTTTACCAAGCGGTATGCGCCTTAGAAATGGGCAATATAGATGCAGAAAACCTGTTCCTTAAATTCATCAAAGATTATCCGACAAGTTCTAGTACCAAAGCAGCATATTACCAGGTGGGAAGATCTTATTTTGGTCAAAAGAATTACGATAAAGCTATTGAATGGTTTGAGAAGTTAGATGCAGGTGCTTTGAGTGGCCTAGAAAGTTCTGAGTACCGTTTCAAACTCGCCTATTCGTATTTCAAAAAGGATCGGCTTCAAGAGGCCAAACCTATGCTTGAACGTCTTAAAAACGAACGCTCTCCTTATAATGAGTCTGCTATTTACTACTATGCTTATTTAGCATACTTAGATGGCGAATACAAAACAGCTTTATCAGAATTTGAAAGATTAAAAGGATCAAAACAATTTGAAAGCAGCTACCCCTACTACATCGCATCTCTCTATTACTTGGACAAACGCTATGATGATGTACTAGCTTATGCAATTCCAATATTAGAAACAACGAAACAAGAAAGTGAAACCGACCTGCTCCGTATTGTCGGTGCGACATATTTCTCAAAAGGGGATTTAGAAAACTCCAAGATCTACTATGATAGGTATCAGGCGGCAGATCAGGGTGCGACACAAAGCAATCAGGACACCTACAACATCGGTTATATAGCCTATACTGAAGGAGATCTCGACAAAGCGATTGCTGAACTTGAGAAAATGGACCAACCTGAAGCATACTATCAGGCTGGTATGATTACCCTAGGTGATGCTTTCTTGCAAAAAGGCAATAAACAAAGCGCCCGTAATGCCTTCTTTAGAGCTTCTAAACTTGATTTCGATCCCGAGCTTCAAGAAGAAGGTGCACTGAATTATGCAAAACTATCATACGAACTCGAGTTCCATCAAGTGGCGTTAGAGGCGACGCAAAGTTTCCTAAAAACCTATCCGAATTCAGAAAATACAGATGAGGCGAAGACTTTGCTTGCAGAGATTCTATTAACGACCAAAAATTACAGTGAGGCTGTCAATATATTAGAAACAATCCCTAACCGGGGTAGGGAGGCCAACGCCGCCTACCAAAAAGTTACATATTTCAGAGGCTTAGAACATTACAACGAGCGTGCATTTGAAAATGCAATTTCATTATTTATGCGTTCGGAAAGTGTGCCTGCTGACCCCAATATACAAGCATTAGCGACTTACTGGAAAGCTGAAGCTATGTACGAGGTGCGTAAATACGGTGAAGCTGTCGTTAATTTTGATAAATTCCTTCGTTATCCAGTTGCAAAAAGCACATCAGTTTACAGCTATGCTAATTATGCCCTTGCCTATGCAGCTTACCGAAATTCATCATTTTCAACAGCAGCAAACTACTTCGAACGTTTCTTAGCAAGTAGTGATTCTGATCAAAATACCCGTAACGATGCGATTGCCCGTTTGGGAGATTCTTACTTCTCGCTGAGAAGCTACGACCGGGCAATGACACAGTACAATAAATTGATCAGTGCAAAAGTGAAGGGTGAAGATTATGCGCTCTATCAAAGAGGTATTATACAAGGCTTACAAGGTGATATCGAGACTAAGATCGCGACACTGATCGAGCTTCAAGAACAATTCCCTAATTCCAACTACTCAGATGACGCTGCATTTGAGATCCCATATTCGCGCTTTTTGCAGGGGGATTATGAAACTTCGATTACCGGACTTCAAGAAATGATTGAAGAATATCCTCGCAGTAGCTATGTACCAAGAGCTTTGATTACGATTGGACTCGTTCAATATAATAAACAGGAGAATGACGAAGCAATAAAAACATTTCAACGTGTTGTTGAAGACTATTCTACAACCGATGAAGCGAAGTTAGCTCTGAAAACCATACAGAACATTTACATAGACCAAGGTGATGCGCAAGGCTATCTAAGCTATGCGCAAACGACAAATATTGGTAACCTTTCAACTGCAGAGCAAGATAATATTACATTCCAAGCGGCAAACGGACTATTTGCTCGTGGCGAATACGAAGCTGCAGTTGAAGCAATCAACGCATATTTCGATAAGTTTCCAAAACCAATCCAAGAGAAATATGCTCGCTTTATCCGAGCTGAAAGCCTTTGGAAAACAGGAAAACCGAAAGAAGCTTTACATGATTATAACATTATTCTGAATGACTGGACGAGCCCTTATACGGAACGTACCTTAATCAGCGTATCTCAATTACACTTAGATCTGGAGCAATACAACGAAGCAATCGCTCCGCTGAAAAAACTTGAATTAACTTCTGACTATGTAGCCAATTACGGTTTTGCTGTAAACAACCTTATGAAATCATACTACATGATGGGTGAAATGGATGAGACGTTAAAATATGCAGGCTTCGTAAAAGGCTATGAAAAATCTTCTGAAGAGGATATCGCGCGAGCACATTTGTATTCTGGAAAAGCATATTTAGCTCAAGAAAACAAGGCCGCTGCTAAAAAAGAATTCGAGGCTGCAGCCAACGGTAGTCAAACTGTCGTAGGCGCTGAAGCTAAATATAATTTTGGACGTCTGCAGTTTGAAGAAAAAGGGATTAAGGCTGCTCAGGCTACCGCTTTTGATCTGATTAAAAACATGCCATCGCATGATTACTGGGTAGCCAAAAGCTTTATACTCTTAGCCGACACGTACGTTGCTCTGAAAGATGAGTTCCAGGCAAAAAGTACATTGGAGAGCATCTTAGAAAATTATGAAAACAAAGAGGATGACATCATCCCCGAAGCTACCGAACGTTTAGACAAACTTAATAACAAAGAATAA